CATGAAAATGCCGCCGCTGGCGAGCTTTATGGACGGCATCGGCAACGGTCTCGGCTATGGCGTGATCCTGCTGACGGTCGGTTTTCTGCGTGAGCTCATCGGCAGCGGCAAGCTGTTTGGCATCACCGTGCTCGATACCGTGCAAAACGGCGGCTGGTATCTGCCGAACGGCCTGTTCCTGCTGGCTCCCAGCGCGTTCTTCATTATCGGTTTGCTGATCTGGGCGGTGAGAACCTGGCGCCCCGAGCAGCAGGAAAAGGAGTAACCGACAATGGCTCATTACCTGAGTTTGTTTGTGCGGGCGGTGTTTGTTGAAAACATGGCGCTCGCGTTTTTCCTCGGCATGTGTACCTTCCTTGCTGTCTCGAAAAAGGTGTCGACCGCCTTCGGCCTGGGCGTTGCCGTTACGGTGGTGCTGGGGCTGTCGGTTCCCATCAACAATCTGGTCTTTAACCTGGTGCTGCGCGACGGCGCGCTGGTGGATGGCGTTGATCTGAGTTTCCTCAACTTCATCACCTTTATTGGCGTGATTGCGGCGCTTGTGCAGATCCTGGAGATGATCCTCGATAAATACTTCCCGTCACTCTACACGGCGCTGGGGATCTTCCTGCCGCTGATCGCCGTGAACTGCGCCATCTTCGGCGGCGTGTCGTTCATGGTGCAGCGTGATTACAACTTTAGCGAGTCGGTGGTATACGGCTTCGGCTCCGGCATTGGCTGGATGCTGGCTATCGTGACGATGGCGGGCCTGCGCGAAAAAATGAAGTATGCCAACGTGCCGGCCGGGTTGCGCGGCTTAGGGATCACCTTTATCACCACCGGTCTGATGGCGCTGGGCTTCATGTCCTTCTCCGGTGTGCAGCTGTAAGGGCTAAATGTATGGAAATTA
This Leclercia sp. S52 DNA region includes the following protein-coding sequences:
- the nqrE gene encoding NADH:ubiquinone reductase (Na(+)-transporting) subunit E; translated protein: MAHYLSLFVRAVFVENMALAFFLGMCTFLAVSKKVSTAFGLGVAVTVVLGLSVPINNLVFNLVLRDGALVDGVDLSFLNFITFIGVIAALVQILEMILDKYFPSLYTALGIFLPLIAVNCAIFGGVSFMVQRDYNFSESVVYGFGSGIGWMLAIVTMAGLREKMKYANVPAGLRGLGITFITTGLMALGFMSFSGVQL